CCGTTGATTCTTGCGCCGCTCAGTGGAACAAATCTGCTCTTTGTCTCAAACAAGTGCAGCGGAACGGTGATCCATTCGGGATCATTGGTTCCGCTGTCCAGATGCACCTCAGCGACGTTGCCCAATTTGGCGCCGTTACGGTCCCAGACAACCGCCTGCTGAAGTTCGTGGACGTCAATCATGTCCGCCACTGTTATTCCTTCCACCTCGGTGTCCGCCGGGAGATCCCGAACCTTGGACCATTCCACCCTGTACAGCGTCGGAGATCAAGGGCAGTACAAGACTGAGCAGATTGCAACAGCACGGAAACCTCGTGATGCCAGCAGGCAGAAAGTCTGGCAAGGTACAGGTATGCTCACCTCACCCGAATACCGCTCCGCCGTCATCGTCGACGACGATCAAGATATTCGAGAACTGCTCACGGCCACCCTGGAGTCCAACGGATTCACCATCCTCACGTCCGGGACCGGACGCCACGGCGTTGAACTCATCCGGGAACATAACCCCGACTTGATCACCCTTGACCTCAACCTGCCGGACATCGACGGGGTGGAGGTATGCCGGCAAGCACGTGCCATGACCGATGCCTACATTGTGATGGTGACAGCAAGGCAGGACGAGATCGACCGCCTCATTGGACTGGAGATCGGCGCAGACGACTTCCTTGTCAAACCCTTCAGTCCCAGGGAACTGCAAGCCAGGGTTGCGGCCATGTTCCGACGCCCCCGCACCAGTGTTCGCCGCGCCGACACGGCACCGATACCAGCCGTCGTCGAGCCTTCACCGGAACCCGAACACACCCTTCTGCGTCACGGCCCACTTGCCGTCGACATCGAAGGCCGGATTGCCAGCCTCGATGAAGAAGAGCTGAGCCTGACGAGGACTGAGTTTGATCTACTGGCCACGTTACTTTCCGCGCCGCGCCGCGTCTGGTCCAGGGAATCCCTACTGGCCAAGGTCTGGGGCGAAGCCTGGGTTTCGGATCAGCACCTCGTCGAAGTTCACATGCGTAACCTGCGTAAAAAACTTGGAGAC
This region of Arthrobacter roseus genomic DNA includes:
- a CDS encoding PRC-barrel domain-containing protein, giving the protein MEWSKVRDLPADTEVEGITVADMIDVHELQQAVVWDRNGAKLGNVAEVHLDSGTNDPEWITVPLHLFETKSRFVPLSGARINGDDIFVAYTQEQVNNSPDIHSGSGLNFAQEEKLREYYGMVPGSKMPEEG
- a CDS encoding response regulator transcription factor, with product MLTSPEYRSAVIVDDDQDIRELLTATLESNGFTILTSGTGRHGVELIREHNPDLITLDLNLPDIDGVEVCRQARAMTDAYIVMVTARQDEIDRLIGLEIGADDFLVKPFSPRELQARVAAMFRRPRTSVRRADTAPIPAVVEPSPEPEHTLLRHGPLAVDIEGRIASLDEEELSLTRTEFDLLATLLSAPRRVWSRESLLAKVWGEAWVSDQHLVEVHMRNLRKKLGDKAADPRFIRTVRGVGYRLMPGGRAATALETPTRSPRANEITPAKGDLAAKR